One window of Streptomyces sp. NBC_00273 genomic DNA carries:
- a CDS encoding DUF3039 domain-containing protein, giving the protein MSTLEPERGTGTGTLVEPTPQVSHGDGDHERFAHYVQKDKIMASALDGTPVVALCGKVWVPGRDPKKYPVCPMCKEIYESMGPGGDKDKGGKDN; this is encoded by the coding sequence ATGAGCACTCTTGAGCCCGAGCGCGGGACTGGCACGGGGACCCTCGTAGAGCCGACGCCGCAGGTGTCGCACGGTGACGGCGACCACGAGCGCTTCGCCCACTACGTCCAGAAGGACAAGATCATGGCGAGCGCGCTCGACGGGACCCCCGTCGTCGCGCTCTGCGGCAAGGTCTGGGTACCGGGCCGGGACCCGAAGAAGTACCCGGTCTGCCCCATGTGCAAGGAGATCTACGAGTCCATGGGCCCCGGCGGGGACAAGGACAAGGGCGGCAAGGACAACTAG
- a CDS encoding YqgE/AlgH family protein has protein sequence MTEVSSLTGRLLVATPALADPNFDRAVVLLLDHDEQGSLGVVLNRPTPVGVGDVLLPWAPLAGDPGVVFQGGPVAMDSALGVAVIPGEEGPLGWRRVYGAIGLVDLETPPELLAAALGGLRIFAGYSGWGPGQLEAELGEGAWYVVESEPGDVSFPDPERLWRAVLRRQRSELAMVATYPDDPSLN, from the coding sequence ATGACCGAGGTGTCCTCCCTCACAGGGCGGCTGCTCGTGGCCACCCCCGCCCTCGCGGACCCGAACTTCGACCGCGCGGTCGTGCTGCTGCTCGATCACGACGAGCAGGGCTCCCTCGGCGTGGTCCTGAACAGGCCGACCCCCGTGGGCGTCGGCGACGTCCTGCTGCCCTGGGCGCCCCTGGCGGGCGACCCCGGGGTGGTCTTCCAGGGCGGGCCGGTGGCCATGGACTCGGCCCTGGGCGTGGCGGTGATCCCGGGCGAGGAGGGTCCGCTCGGCTGGCGCCGCGTGTACGGGGCGATCGGACTGGTCGACCTGGAGACGCCCCCGGAGCTGCTGGCCGCGGCCCTGGGCGGCCTGCGGATCTTCGCGGGCTACTCCGGCTGGGGCCCGGGCCAGCTGGAGGCGGAGCTCGGCGAGGGCGCCTGGTACGTGGTGGAATCGGAGCCCGGGGACGTGTCCTTCCCGGATCCGGAGCGGCTGTGGCGGGCGGTGCTGCGCCGCCAGCGCAGCGAGCTCGCGATGGTCGCCACCTATCCGGACGACCCGTCGCTGAACTGA
- a CDS encoding xanthine dehydrogenase family protein molybdopterin-binding subunit: MAAPGTEASEQQVPRGIGASVPAADTRAKTEGTFPYAADLWAEGLLWAAVLRSPHAHARILSIDTTAAAEMPGVRAVVTHADVPGTTTHGRRIADRPVFAHDVVRHHGEPIAAVAADHPDTARLAAAAIAVEYELLDPVTDPEQSFGAPALHPDGNLIRHIPLRYGDPEATGDVVVEGLYRIGRQDPAPIGAEAGLAVPRPDGGVELYTASTDPHTDRDLAAACFGLDPDRVRVVVTGVPGATADREDAAFQLPLGLLALRTGCPVKLVATREESFLGHTHRHPTLLRYRHHADAEGRLVKVEAQILMDGGAYADSSSESLAAAVAFACGPYVVPHAFVEGWVVRTNNPPSGHVRGEGAMQVCAAYEGQMDKLAAALGIDGAELRMRNVLATGDLLPTGQTVTCPAPVAELLRAVRDFELPALPKDAPEDEWLLPGGPEGAGEPGAVRRGVGYGVGMVHMLGAEGTDEVSTATVKVVGGAATVICAAVDTGQGFATLARQIVQEVLGVDEVAMAPVDTDQPPAGPAAHGRHTWVSGGAVERAAKMVRTQLLQPMAHKLGMSTELLQIQDGRITSYDGAFSMSVAEAMAGKELWATAQCRPHPTEPLDADGQGDAFVGLAFCAIRAVVDVDIELGAVRIVELAVAQDVGRILNPRQLEARIEAGVTQGVGAALTENLRTVSGLIRHPDLTGYALPTALDAPAVRIVKLVEERDVVAPFGAKAASAVPVVTTPAAVASAVRAATGRPVNRLPIRPSAAVGTPNS, translated from the coding sequence ATGGCCGCCCCGGGCACCGAGGCCTCCGAACAGCAGGTCCCGCGCGGAATCGGAGCCTCCGTCCCGGCCGCGGACACCCGCGCCAAGACCGAGGGCACCTTCCCCTACGCCGCAGACCTGTGGGCCGAGGGCCTCCTGTGGGCCGCCGTGCTGCGCTCCCCGCACGCCCACGCCCGGATCCTCTCCATCGACACCACGGCCGCCGCCGAGATGCCCGGCGTCCGTGCCGTCGTCACCCACGCCGACGTGCCCGGCACCACCACGCACGGCCGTCGGATCGCCGACCGGCCGGTGTTCGCGCACGACGTCGTACGCCACCACGGCGAGCCCATCGCCGCCGTCGCAGCCGACCACCCGGACACCGCACGGCTCGCCGCCGCCGCGATCGCCGTCGAGTACGAGCTCCTCGACCCGGTCACCGACCCCGAGCAGTCCTTCGGCGCCCCCGCCCTGCACCCCGACGGCAACCTGATCCGGCACATCCCCCTCCGCTACGGCGACCCGGAGGCCACCGGCGACGTGGTCGTCGAGGGCCTGTACCGGATCGGCCGCCAGGACCCCGCCCCCATCGGCGCCGAGGCCGGACTCGCCGTGCCGCGCCCCGACGGCGGCGTGGAGCTCTACACCGCGTCCACCGACCCGCACACCGACCGCGACCTGGCCGCCGCCTGCTTCGGACTGGATCCGGACCGCGTGCGCGTGGTCGTCACCGGCGTGCCGGGCGCGACGGCCGACCGCGAGGACGCCGCCTTCCAGCTCCCGCTCGGCCTGCTCGCCCTGCGCACGGGCTGCCCGGTCAAACTGGTCGCCACCCGCGAGGAGTCCTTCCTCGGCCACACCCACCGGCACCCGACCCTGCTGCGCTACCGCCACCACGCTGACGCGGAGGGCCGCCTCGTCAAGGTCGAGGCGCAGATCCTGATGGACGGCGGCGCGTACGCCGACTCCTCCTCCGAATCCCTGGCCGCGGCGGTCGCCTTCGCCTGCGGCCCGTACGTCGTCCCGCACGCCTTCGTCGAGGGCTGGGTGGTCCGCACCAACAACCCGCCGTCGGGCCACGTCCGCGGCGAGGGCGCCATGCAGGTGTGCGCCGCGTACGAAGGCCAGATGGACAAGCTCGCGGCCGCCCTCGGCATCGACGGGGCCGAGCTGCGCATGCGCAACGTCCTGGCGACGGGGGACCTGCTCCCCACCGGCCAGACGGTGACCTGCCCGGCCCCGGTTGCGGAACTGCTGCGCGCGGTCCGCGACTTCGAACTGCCCGCCCTGCCCAAGGACGCCCCGGAGGACGAGTGGCTGCTGCCCGGCGGCCCGGAGGGCGCGGGGGAGCCGGGCGCGGTACGGCGCGGGGTCGGCTACGGCGTCGGCATGGTGCACATGCTCGGCGCGGAGGGCACGGACGAGGTCTCCACGGCCACGGTGAAGGTGGTGGGCGGCGCGGCCACGGTCATCTGCGCGGCCGTCGACACCGGTCAGGGCTTCGCCACGCTGGCCCGGCAGATCGTCCAGGAGGTCCTGGGCGTCGACGAGGTCGCCATGGCCCCGGTGGACACCGACCAGCCGCCGGCCGGCCCGGCGGCGCACGGCCGGCACACGTGGGTGTCGGGCGGCGCGGTGGAGCGGGCGGCCAAGATGGTCCGCACCCAGCTCCTGCAGCCGATGGCCCACAAGCTGGGCATGTCGACGGAGCTCCTGCAGATCCAGGACGGCCGCATCACGTCGTACGACGGCGCGTTCTCGATGTCGGTGGCGGAGGCGATGGCCGGCAAGGAACTCTGGGCGACGGCCCAGTGCCGCCCCCACCCCACGGAACCCCTCGATGCGGACGGCCAGGGCGACGCCTTCGTGGGCCTCGCCTTCTGCGCGATCCGCGCGGTGGTGGACGTGGACATCGAACTGGGCGCCGTCCGGATCGTGGAACTCGCGGTGGCCCAGGACGTGGGCCGCATCCTGAACCCCCGTCAGCTGGAGGCCCGTATCGAGGCGGGCGTCACCCAGGGCGTGGGCGCGGCCCTGACGGAGAACCTCCGCACGGTCTCCGGCCTGATCCGCCACCCGGACCTGACGGGCTACGCCCTGCCGACGGCGCTGGACGCCCCGGCGGTCCGCATCGTCAAGCTGGTCGAAGAACGCGACGTGGTCGCGCCGTTCGGCGCGAAGGCGGCGAGCGCGGTCCCCGTGGTGACGACCCCGGCGGCGGTGGCCTCGGCGGTTCGCGCGGCCACGGGCCGCCCGGTGAACCGCCTGCCGATCAGGCCGTCCGCGGCGGTCGGTACGCCCAACTCGTGA
- the mycP gene encoding type VII secretion-associated serine protease mycosin — MRMRKATSALVGLLLAGVAATPAHAETIRSQQWHLDAMKADDIWKVSTGKGVTVAIIDTGVAKIPELDGQVLPGKNFATSYGGDERSDYDSHGTTMAALVAGSGKHPSGDGSFGLAHGAKILPIRVPNEESRKTPSWVAAIRYAADSDAKIINISLGLDGTPEDDQARREAVKYALSKGKLIFAGAGNDGDTTNPVLYPAATPGVVGVGATGVNGAATKESQHGPQIDLSAPGDEMVTACAGKSGLCKTHGTSDASALASASAALIWSAHPDWTNNQVLRVLLNTAGKPTDGVERNDYIGYGIVRPRIALQTPGDPGPADVYPLPDLAAAADAGKKPSASSDAKAPDAAASKPAAQAEEKKSGSALPWIGLGLAACVLIGGAVTVVVVRRNR, encoded by the coding sequence ATGCGCATGCGCAAGGCGACCTCGGCCCTGGTGGGTCTCTTGCTGGCCGGGGTCGCCGCGACCCCGGCCCATGCGGAGACCATTCGATCGCAGCAGTGGCATCTCGACGCCATGAAGGCTGATGACATATGGAAGGTCAGCACGGGCAAGGGCGTAACCGTTGCGATCATCGACACCGGCGTGGCCAAGATTCCGGAACTGGACGGCCAGGTTCTCCCGGGAAAGAACTTCGCGACGTCGTACGGCGGTGACGAGCGTTCCGACTACGACAGCCATGGCACGACCATGGCTGCGCTGGTCGCTGGTTCGGGAAAGCATCCGAGCGGCGATGGATCGTTCGGATTGGCGCACGGCGCCAAAATCCTTCCCATTCGAGTTCCGAACGAAGAGAGCCGGAAGACCCCATCATGGGTGGCTGCCATTCGATACGCGGCAGACTCGGATGCCAAGATCATCAATATCTCTCTGGGTCTGGACGGCACACCCGAAGATGACCAAGCCCGTCGGGAAGCGGTGAAGTACGCGCTCTCCAAGGGGAAGCTGATCTTTGCCGGCGCCGGCAACGACGGTGATACGACCAATCCGGTCCTCTACCCGGCCGCAACCCCCGGAGTGGTGGGCGTTGGAGCGACGGGCGTCAACGGAGCAGCGACCAAGGAGTCGCAGCACGGTCCGCAAATTGACCTGTCGGCCCCGGGCGACGAAATGGTCACGGCCTGCGCAGGCAAGTCGGGGCTGTGCAAAACCCATGGCACCAGTGACGCCTCCGCCCTCGCCTCCGCCTCCGCCGCCCTCATCTGGTCCGCCCACCCCGACTGGACCAACAACCAGGTTCTGCGCGTCCTGCTGAACACCGCCGGCAAGCCCACCGACGGCGTCGAGCGCAACGACTACATCGGCTACGGCATCGTCCGCCCCCGCATCGCGCTGCAGACCCCCGGTGACCCCGGCCCGGCCGATGTCTACCCGCTGCCCGACCTCGCGGCGGCGGCGGACGCGGGCAAGAAGCCCTCCGCGTCCTCCGACGCCAAGGCCCCCGACGCGGCCGCGTCCAAGCCCGCGGCACAGGCCGAGGAGAAGAAGAGCGGCAGCGCGCTTCCCTGGATCGGGCTCGGTCTGGCAGCCTGCGTGCTGATCGGTGGAGCGGTGACCGTGGTCGTCGTACGACGCAACCGCTGA
- a CDS encoding WXG100 family type VII secretion target, translated as MATDFEGFTHQQMRDMSASLDPTSVQTRADQLKKAAEDIKKIGEALKKHVVSGWEGEGADAFQEWVGRAGNATLRLGEYSAKGGEWMGKVVQTMTEATKMTAVDATATENLAAALKYHNDPDSAKARSEAQATLDADHREAVRLMTNLAQSYQVSSDEMNKATIPTFPPPPAVLLPQRNDFSTDMARPGSSSGTESYAGSPSHSSPTHGGATGSLNEPGRAPGAQPQPDNTLPTTTPPVPVTPDRDVEVDLDTVGTLPPNQTLPPVTTAPGGPLPTGPGGTPPGPFVPPMAVPPISGVKTPGLPGVFGPGVPAPGTTGPLGKVGGMPPGLPPRDPGIMGGRQVTSTGPGLGIPRGTVIGEGAQAGRPMGGGAMGHGGGGSLGSQGGLAAGRRLASEPGGVVGGRQTGAVGRPGVGGQTFTQGGSGLVRNGASGAGMGSMGHAGAGTQQTPGRRRNDQGGERPDYLAEDEETWQGSRRVVPPVID; from the coding sequence ATGGCAACGGATTTCGAAGGCTTCACGCATCAGCAGATGCGGGACATGAGCGCCTCGCTGGACCCGACCTCGGTCCAGACGCGGGCCGATCAGCTGAAGAAGGCCGCCGAGGACATCAAGAAGATCGGCGAGGCGCTCAAGAAGCACGTCGTGTCCGGCTGGGAAGGCGAAGGAGCCGACGCCTTCCAGGAGTGGGTGGGCCGCGCGGGCAACGCGACGCTGCGCCTGGGCGAGTACAGCGCCAAGGGCGGCGAATGGATGGGCAAGGTCGTCCAGACGATGACCGAGGCCACGAAGATGACCGCCGTCGACGCGACCGCGACCGAGAACCTCGCGGCGGCCCTCAAGTACCACAACGACCCGGACTCGGCGAAGGCCCGCTCGGAGGCCCAGGCGACGCTGGACGCGGATCACCGCGAGGCGGTGCGGCTGATGACCAACCTGGCGCAGTCGTACCAGGTGTCGTCGGACGAGATGAACAAGGCGACGATCCCGACGTTCCCGCCGCCGCCGGCGGTGCTGTTGCCGCAGAGGAACGACTTCTCAACCGACATGGCCCGGCCGGGTAGCAGCTCTGGAACGGAGAGTTACGCAGGAAGCCCCTCGCACTCATCGCCGACACACGGTGGAGCGACCGGTTCTTTGAACGAGCCGGGACGGGCTCCGGGGGCCCAGCCGCAACCGGACAACACTCTGCCGACGACGACTCCGCCCGTGCCGGTGACCCCGGACCGGGACGTGGAGGTCGACCTCGACACCGTTGGCACACTGCCTCCGAACCAGACACTTCCGCCGGTGACGACGGCACCTGGTGGCCCGCTGCCGACGGGCCCCGGCGGTACTCCCCCCGGCCCCTTCGTGCCGCCCATGGCGGTCCCGCCGATCAGTGGAGTGAAGACACCGGGCCTTCCCGGCGTCTTCGGCCCCGGCGTCCCCGCCCCGGGCACGACCGGCCCCCTCGGTAAGGTCGGTGGCATGCCACCGGGCCTGCCCCCGCGTGACCCCGGCATCATGGGCGGCCGCCAGGTGACTTCCACCGGCCCCGGCTTGGGTATCCCGCGTGGCACGGTCATCGGTGAAGGCGCCCAGGCGGGCCGCCCCATGGGCGGCGGGGCTATGGGCCACGGTGGCGGTGGTTCCCTTGGCAGCCAGGGAGGCCTCGCTGCCGGACGTCGACTGGCCTCGGAGCCGGGAGGTGTCGTGGGCGGGCGCCAGACCGGTGCGGTCGGCCGCCCGGGCGTGGGCGGTCAGACGTTCACCCAGGGCGGTTCGGGTCTCGTGCGCAATGGCGCCAGTGGCGCGGGCATGGGCTCCATGGGCCACGCGGGCGCCGGCACGCAGCAGACCCCGGGTAGGCGACGGAACGACCAGGGGGGCGAACGCCCCGACTACCTGGCTGAAGACGAAGAGACCTGGCAGGGCAGCCGTCGTGTTGTCCCGCCGGTGATCGACTGA
- a CDS encoding (2Fe-2S)-binding protein translates to MSENENENVTQGNGTAGWGWEPVPQGGEYDSDATAFVKLPQDMLDALGTGEPLAAPGHGYVPPPMIVPLGSASTDPSATGTWTLPVQWPEAGGSAQADPTGGAGAGQGTGSGSVGGPIPASIPIPASVAAAFAEPEPEPELPESDPSATAEWRFPEAAHEPEQVGGSATGQWAVPEFPEQSNDYRSGGLDADWSQAPATLPGGAPAPWAYLTQQPAGTPDADAAGAAAGVLPGTDEAAAASAAAAATGQAAGRLLGGPGVGAAGRGPRVLGGPGVGTPLPEGEPVHQAPHDIEAAHGPAAEQAEGARAADHAGQGEYDGQGEYEVQGEYAGHAVQEEYAGRGGYAGYAEQQAGYAEPAAASASVAAEQRAVADTGLDLFGGVRVQPPAAEPAQPAGTDGHGFTAFGHAPEPGPQAAHEAAYGAEHEATHGAEPVAAESAPGNGDRPTAQEPPADPAPHADTADGEDALPTGAAPYEDEADAGAVAHHEHPSASYVLRVNGADRPVTGAWIGESLLYVLRERLGLAGAKDGCSQGECGACAVQVDGRLVASCLVPAATAAGSEVRTVEGLATNGELSDVQQALCRSGAVQCGFCVPGMAMTIHDLLEGNHAPSELETRQALCGNLCRCSGYAGVVDAVREVVAEREAAAAEPAAPGAGAPEPRIPHQAAPGEGGIHHGGTA, encoded by the coding sequence ATGAGCGAGAACGAGAACGAGAACGTGACCCAGGGGAACGGCACGGCGGGCTGGGGCTGGGAACCGGTCCCTCAGGGCGGCGAGTACGACTCGGACGCCACGGCCTTCGTGAAACTGCCGCAGGACATGCTGGACGCGCTCGGCACCGGGGAGCCGCTCGCGGCGCCCGGGCACGGCTACGTGCCGCCGCCGATGATCGTGCCGCTGGGCTCGGCGAGCACGGATCCGTCGGCCACGGGGACGTGGACGCTTCCGGTGCAGTGGCCGGAGGCGGGCGGCTCGGCACAGGCCGATCCGACGGGTGGCGCCGGTGCGGGCCAGGGCACGGGCTCCGGGTCCGTGGGCGGCCCGATCCCGGCGTCGATCCCGATCCCGGCGTCGGTCGCGGCGGCGTTCGCCGAGCCGGAACCGGAGCCGGAGCTGCCGGAGAGCGATCCGAGCGCGACGGCCGAGTGGCGGTTCCCGGAAGCGGCGCACGAGCCCGAGCAGGTCGGCGGTTCGGCGACCGGACAGTGGGCCGTCCCCGAATTCCCCGAGCAGTCGAACGACTACCGGTCGGGCGGGCTGGACGCCGACTGGAGCCAGGCACCGGCGACGCTGCCGGGCGGCGCCCCGGCGCCGTGGGCGTACCTGACGCAGCAGCCCGCCGGGACCCCCGACGCGGACGCCGCCGGTGCCGCTGCCGGTGTGCTGCCCGGTACGGACGAGGCCGCCGCCGCTTCGGCCGCCGCTGCCGCGACCGGGCAGGCGGCCGGGCGGCTGCTCGGCGGGCCCGGAGTGGGCGCCGCGGGCCGCGGGCCGCGCGTGCTGGGCGGGCCCGGGGTGGGAACCCCCCTGCCCGAGGGCGAGCCGGTGCACCAGGCCCCGCACGACATCGAGGCCGCGCACGGCCCGGCGGCGGAGCAGGCCGAGGGCGCCAGGGCCGCGGACCACGCGGGGCAGGGCGAGTACGACGGACAGGGCGAGTACGAGGTCCAGGGCGAGTACGCGGGGCACGCGGTCCAGGAGGAGTACGCCGGGCGGGGCGGGTACGCCGGGTACGCGGAGCAGCAGGCCGGGTACGCCGAGCCGGCCGCCGCCTCCGCCTCCGTCGCTGCCGAGCAGCGGGCGGTGGCCGACACCGGGCTGGACCTCTTCGGCGGGGTGCGCGTCCAGCCGCCGGCCGCCGAGCCCGCGCAGCCCGCCGGCACCGACGGCCACGGCTTCACGGCGTTCGGCCACGCGCCGGAGCCCGGCCCCCAGGCCGCGCACGAAGCCGCGTACGGGGCGGAGCACGAGGCGACTCACGGGGCGGAGCCGGTCGCTGCGGAGTCCGCCCCCGGGAACGGGGACCGGCCGACCGCGCAGGAGCCCCCGGCCGACCCCGCGCCGCACGCGGACACCGCCGACGGCGAGGACGCCCTCCCGACCGGGGCGGCGCCGTACGAGGACGAAGCGGACGCCGGGGCCGTCGCCCATCACGAGCACCCTTCGGCCTCCTACGTCCTGCGCGTCAACGGCGCCGACCGGCCCGTCACCGGCGCCTGGATCGGCGAGTCCCTCCTGTACGTGCTGCGCGAGCGGCTCGGCCTCGCGGGCGCCAAGGACGGCTGCTCGCAGGGCGAATGCGGCGCCTGCGCCGTGCAGGTCGACGGCCGGCTCGTCGCCTCCTGCCTGGTACCGGCCGCCACGGCCGCCGGCAGCGAGGTCCGCACCGTCGAGGGTCTCGCGACGAACGGGGAACTCTCGGACGTCCAGCAAGCGTTGTGCAGGTCGGGTGCGGTGCAGTGCGGGTTCTGCGTACCCGGCATGGCCATGACCATCCACGACCTGCTGGAAGGCAATCACGCCCCCAGCGAGCTGGAGACCCGTCAGGCCCTGTGCGGCAACCTCTGCCGCTGCTCCGGCTACGCGGGGGTCGTCGACGCCGTGCGCGAGGTAGTGGCCGAGCGCGAGGCGGCGGCCGCGGAGCCCGCGGCCCCGGGCGCAGGTGCACCGGAGCCGCGCATCCCGCACCAGGCAGCGCCCGGCGAGGGCGGCATCCACCACGGAGGCACGGCGTGA
- a CDS encoding FAD binding domain-containing protein, translated as MDSPQGPQGPQAAQSVTLPASLDEAVAALAAMPAAVPVAGGTDLMAAVNAGLLRPAALVGLGRINEIRGWQYQDGHALLGAGLTHARMGRPDFAALIPALAAAARAAGPPQIRNAGTLGGNIATAAPTGDALPVLAALEAVLVIVGPGGQREIPVSHLLAGREMLRPGELIGFVRVPLLHAPQVFLKATGRTGPGRAVASVGLVLDPARRGVRCAIGAVAPMPLRPLEAEQWVASLIDWDGGRTLAPEALEAFGEYVAAACVPDQGEPVAPGVLHLRRTVAVLARRALGRALTS; from the coding sequence CTGGATTCACCTCAGGGGCCGCAGGGCCCGCAGGCGGCGCAGTCCGTGACGCTGCCGGCCTCGCTCGACGAGGCCGTGGCGGCGCTCGCCGCCATGCCCGCCGCTGTGCCGGTCGCGGGCGGCACCGACCTGATGGCCGCGGTCAACGCCGGGCTGCTGCGGCCCGCCGCACTGGTGGGCCTGGGCCGGATCAACGAGATCCGCGGCTGGCAGTACCAGGACGGCCACGCGCTGCTCGGCGCGGGCCTCACGCACGCCCGGATGGGACGGCCGGATTTCGCCGCTCTGATCCCCGCGCTGGCGGCCGCGGCCCGGGCCGCCGGCCCCCCGCAGATCCGCAACGCGGGCACCCTCGGCGGCAACATCGCCACCGCGGCGCCCACGGGTGACGCGCTGCCCGTGCTGGCCGCGCTGGAGGCCGTACTCGTCATCGTCGGCCCGGGCGGGCAGCGGGAGATCCCGGTGTCGCACCTGCTGGCCGGGCGGGAGATGCTGCGGCCCGGTGAGCTGATCGGCTTCGTGCGGGTTCCGCTGCTGCACGCACCGCAGGTGTTCCTGAAGGCCACGGGCCGTACCGGTCCGGGACGTGCCGTGGCGTCCGTGGGGCTCGTCCTGGATCCCGCGCGCCGGGGCGTGCGCTGCGCCATCGGTGCGGTCGCTCCGATGCCGCTGCGGCCGCTGGAGGCCGAGCAGTGGGTGGCCTCGCTGATCGACTGGGACGGCGGGCGGACCTTGGCCCCCGAAGCGCTCGAGGCCTTCGGCGAGTACGTCGCGGCCGCGTGCGTGCCCGACCAGGGCGAGCCGGTGGCTCCCGGAGTACTGCATCTGCGGCGGACGGTGGCCGTGCTGGCACGCAGGGCCCTGGGGAGGGCGCTGACCTCATGA
- a CDS encoding beta-N-acetylhexosaminidase yields MDLIPAPQVVLLDEGGRRFAFGSEPVLDAGPGAETVARWLRRELGAATGWELPAARAGATAELRLRVDPDGAADPGPEAYRIEIGPDGAELTGATAAGLFWGAQTLRQLLGPDAYRKAPLPGRTWSLPYASVADGPRFGWRGMMLDVARHFMPKDGVLRYVDLLAAHKLNVLHLHLTDDQGWRIEIERYPRLTEVGGWRPRSRWGHRASPLWNETPHGGYYTQDDIREIVAYAAERHVRVVPEIDVPGHSQAAIAAYPELGNTDVVDTAALGVWDDWGITENVLAPTEAVLRFYEGVFEELLELFPVEVSPFVHVGGDECPKAQWKASAVAQERIRELGVDGEDGLQAWFVRHFDGWLAARGRRLIGWDEILEGGLAEGAAVSSWRGYAGGIAAAEAGHDVVMCPEQQVYLDHRQAGGADEPVPIGYVRSLEDVYRFEPVPPKLSPEAAAHVLGAQANVWTEVMEDQGRVDYQVFPRLAAFAEVVWSRQPEPEERDFARFEERMVAHYARLAAQGVDYRPPGGPLPRQRRPGVLGRPIEGAPPNV; encoded by the coding sequence ATGGACCTGATCCCCGCACCCCAGGTCGTACTGCTCGACGAGGGCGGGCGCCGCTTCGCGTTCGGCTCCGAGCCGGTCCTGGACGCCGGGCCGGGTGCCGAGACGGTCGCGCGCTGGCTGCGGCGCGAACTGGGCGCGGCCACCGGCTGGGAGCTGCCCGCCGCCCGGGCCGGCGCGACCGCCGAGCTGCGGCTGCGCGTCGACCCGGACGGCGCCGCGGACCCGGGGCCGGAGGCGTACCGCATCGAGATCGGCCCGGACGGGGCGGAGCTGACGGGAGCGACGGCCGCCGGACTGTTCTGGGGCGCCCAGACGCTGCGTCAGCTGCTGGGGCCCGACGCGTACCGGAAGGCACCGTTGCCCGGCCGCACGTGGAGCCTGCCGTACGCCTCCGTCGCGGACGGCCCGCGGTTCGGCTGGCGCGGGATGATGTTGGACGTGGCCCGGCACTTCATGCCCAAGGACGGCGTGCTGCGCTACGTCGACCTGCTCGCCGCGCACAAGCTCAACGTGCTGCACCTGCACCTGACCGACGACCAGGGCTGGCGGATCGAGATCGAGCGCTACCCGCGGCTGACCGAGGTCGGCGGGTGGCGCCCGCGCAGCCGGTGGGGCCACCGGGCCTCGCCGCTGTGGAACGAGACCCCGCACGGCGGGTACTACACGCAGGACGACATCCGCGAGATCGTCGCGTACGCCGCCGAGCGGCACGTCCGGGTGGTCCCGGAGATCGACGTACCGGGGCATTCGCAGGCCGCGATCGCCGCGTACCCGGAGCTGGGCAACACCGACGTGGTCGACACCGCGGCGCTCGGGGTGTGGGACGACTGGGGGATCACCGAGAACGTGCTCGCGCCGACCGAGGCCGTGCTGCGCTTCTACGAAGGGGTCTTCGAGGAGCTGCTGGAGCTGTTCCCGGTCGAGGTCTCACCCTTCGTGCACGTGGGCGGGGACGAGTGCCCCAAGGCGCAGTGGAAGGCCTCCGCGGTCGCCCAGGAGCGGATCCGCGAGCTGGGCGTGGACGGGGAGGACGGGCTGCAGGCGTGGTTCGTCCGGCACTTCGACGGCTGGCTCGCCGCGCGCGGGCGGCGGCTGATCGGCTGGGACGAGATCCTGGAGGGCGGGCTCGCCGAGGGGGCCGCGGTGTCCTCGTGGCGCGGCTACGCGGGCGGGATCGCCGCGGCCGAGGCCGGGCACGACGTGGTCATGTGCCCCGAGCAGCAGGTGTACCTGGACCACCGGCAGGCGGGCGGTGCGGACGAGCCGGTGCCCATCGGGTACGTGCGCTCGCTGGAGGACGTGTACCGCTTCGAGCCGGTGCCGCCGAAGCTGTCGCCGGAGGCCGCCGCCCACGTGCTGGGCGCGCAGGCCAACGTCTGGACCGAGGTGATGGAGGACCAGGGCCGGGTCGACTACCAGGTGTTCCCGCGGCTGGCGGCCTTCGCCGAAGTGGTGTGGTCGCGGCAGCCGGAACCCGAGGAGCGGGACTTCGCGCGGTTCGAGGAGCGGATGGTCGCGCACTACGCGCGGTTGGCCGCGCAGGGGGTCGATTACCGGCCGCCGGGCGGCCCGTTGCCGCGGCAGCGGCGGCCCGGGGTGTTGGGGCGCCCGATCGAGGGCGCGCCCCCGAACGTGTGA